Part of the Pseudomonas sp. Leaf58 genome is shown below.
CTGATGGTGCGACATGGCTGGACACTGTTGTTCCATGAAGGTGTGACTTTACAGCTACGCAAATTGCAAGAAGCCGCCGCCCGGGCCGAGCAGAACGACCCACACGGTTTTGAAAGCAACGCCAACGTGAAGCTGTTTCGGGCATTGAGCCATCTGATCATGGAGGCTGTGCCTGCCGACCCGGGCCGTGATGAGTTTCGCCAAGGCAACACGCTGGGCACCTCCTACCGACATTGGCGGCGGGCAAAGATCGGTAGGCGCTTTCGGCTGTTCTTTCGCTACGACTCAAGATCCAAGGTCATCGTCTATGCATGGGTCAACGACGAAAATACCCTCCGGTCTGCAGGCAGCAAATCCGGTCCCTACGCCGTATTCGAGAAGACGCTGGGCCGCGGCAACCCTCCTGATGACTGGGATGCGCTGATTACTGCAACGCGTAGCAACTGGGACGAGCCCAAAGCATAAGCTGCGCGACTGGGTGAGGGATTGCACGTTTGACACCGCCCCCCTCGGTGCGGCCACTGTAGTCCACGCGTAGCTGCTGCAAAAAGGGGTACATCTGGGGGTACAAAATCATTTTTCTATTCATAACTTATTGATTTAAATGAATGGCCAAATGTTTTTTGGCGATCCTGACAGTCTTTAGAGCGGCTCAGAGGCATTCAAAAGCCGCCTTTCAGGAACCGTTCAGCACTAATACCGATCGTGTCCCGGGCAGTGGTGTAACTCATCCTGCGGCGTTGCTGAACGTCCGCGCCACCCATGCTCGATCAGCAGGAAACCAAGATTGACCAGGTAAGGATTATTCCTTACCATTCATTCAATTCATCCGGGAGAACACTCATGCCTGCCATCCGGGAAATCGCCACACTGACCTCAAAGGGGCAGGTCACACTGCCCAAATCCGTTCGCCAGCTACTCGGGCTTGATACCGGTGGCAAGATTGCATTCGACGTACGCGGGGGTGAAATCGTGGTCAGCCGCGTAGAAACCACCCACGAAGACCCTGCCATCGGTGCGTTCCTGGGTTTGCTGGAGGCTGATATCCGAGGCGGCCGCAACCTCACCACTCTCCGGAAGACTTGGCGCAAACCATGCTCGCCAACGCAAACCACCCTGTAAACCTGGACGAAGAGATCGACGGTGAGGTCGCGATCTGATGGTGCGACATGGCTGGACACTGTTGTTCCATGAAGGTGTGACTTTACAGCTACGCAAATTGCAAGAAGCCGCCGCCCGGGCCGAGCAGAACGACCCACACGGTTTTGAAAGCAACGCCAACGTGAAGCTGTTTCGGGCATTGAGCCATCTGATCATGGAGGCTGTGCCTGCCGACCCGGGCCGTGATGAGTTTCGCCAAGGCAACACGCTGGGCACCTCCTACCGACATTGGCGGCGGGCAAAGATCGGTAGGCGCTTTCGGCTGTTCTTTCGCTACGACTCAAGATCCAAGGTCATCGTCTATGCATGGGTCAACGACGAAAATACCCTCCGGTCTGCAGGCAGCAAATCCGGTCCCTACGCCGTATTCGAGAAGACGCTGGGCCGCGGCAACCCTCCTGATGACTGGGATGCGCTGATTACTGCAACGCGTAGCAACTGGGACGAGCCCAAAGCATAAGCTGCGCGACTGGGTGAGGGATTGCACGTTTGACACCGCCCCCCTCGGTGCGGCCACTGTAGTCCACGCGTAGTTGCTGCAAAAAGGGGTACATCTGAGGGTACAAAATCACTCTTCTATTCATAACTTATTGATTTAAATTAACGGCCAAATGTTCTTCGGAGTCGGCGCGCTGAGCGTCAGTCGAGCAAACTGGCGCATCGACGTGATTTCGTAAAGTGCTTCTTCCATGGACGGGTCACTCAGCGAAAACTAGTTTTGCAGCAGGTGAATACGCAGCATGGTTTCCAGAGGATACGGCTTGCGACCACCACCCGCCTTTGGGTAGTGCGGTTCATCAACGCCATCAAGCCACTCCACAGTACGACCTGTTTCATCTCGGCCAGGAAACGCTCACGGCGGTTTGCTTGCGCTTACCGGCGTACTCGAAATCAGAAAAGCTCATCTGACTCATGGGCAAGGCTTGTTGGGTGGTTGAAAGGAGGGCTATTTCAGCACAAGTCAGACCGGCCTGTGCTGACTTGATCGGAGAATCCCTATCCAGGCTTGTGGAATGCCAGACATTAAGCCGGGTGAAGCGCGGGCAGCAAAACGAATCCCACGTTTCACACCTTGTACAGTCAAGTGAAAAGCTGCACATCGCTCGCCGCCAGGCTCGCCACCCCAGCCAAAGTCACCACAGCGACGGAGTTGCCGTTGGTAGCGCCATCAGCATCGTAATAAAGCGTCTGGTCGGACTGGTTGAATACCAGGTGAGCACCCATCTGCTCGGTCAGTCCATTGACATTGGCAAGCACTCGCTCGACGGGCTCACCGTTGAACTGGAACACTCCACTGCTCAGCGAAAGGATGTCTGCGCCATTCGCGAAGCCGATGACAATGTTGCTGCTAGCGGCGTCGGGCGCCGCTGAGAAGCGGAAGATATCGTCGCCGTTGCCACCGATGAGCTGGTTGAAACCACTGCCACCATCCAGCGTGTCATTGCCGTCATCGCCGGACAGAAAGTCGTTGCCCTCGCCACCCTCCAGCAGGTCATCGCCCAGCCCGCCATTGAGCAGGTCATCACCAGCCCCCGCCGACAGGCTGTCATTACCACCGTGTCCATAGAGGACCTGAGTACCCGCCCCGGTGCTGAAGCTGTCATCGGTCGCGTCGCCGCCAATGTAGAAGCCGGCCAGCTCGCGCAGATCTTGCCGGCTCCATACGGTGCCGTCGCTAAAGCGCACTTCCTGCACCCCATACTGGTTGGGGTTGTCGCTGGCCTGGTTGGCCATTATCTGGTTCGACAGGAGCACGGTCCTGCTCGAAGTGAAGCTCAGGGTGATGTTGCTGACGTCGCCAAAGACCGTGACGCTGGCCGGGCTGAAAGCATCACCCAGCTCAAGCCGATTGACATCGCTCGCCGTCGAGGTGTTCACGTAATCCGATAGCGTGACATTGCCGCTGCCGTCGAAGCGATAGGTGTCGCTGCCACTGTCACCGATGACGGTGACCGCGAAGGTGTTGGCCAACCCATTGGCAATTAACAGGTCATCACCCGAGCCACCGGAGGCATAGCTGCTATCGGTGGCGCCTGTGCCGAGGATCAGCGTGTCGTTGCCATTACCCCCCAGCAGCTGGTTGTAGCCGCTGCCGCCGTCGAGGCTGTCGTTGCCATCTTCGCCGAACAGCACGTCGTTGCCGTCACCGCCATTCAACACATCATCGCCCAGAGCGCCATACAACTGATCATCCCCTGCCCCGGCCGTCAAGCTGTCATTACCGCCGTGCCCGTAGAGGAACTGGTTGCCCGCGCCGGTGCTGATCGTGTCATCAACCGCGTCGGCACCAATGAAGTACCCGGCCAGCTCGCGCAGGTCTTGCCGGCTCCACACGGTGCCGTTGCTAAAGCGCACTTCCTGTACGCCATACTGGTTAGGGTTGTCGCTGGCCTGGTTAGCCAGCAGCTGGTTCGCCAGGAGCAGGGTTCCGCCAGTGGCGAAACCCAGGGTGATGCTGTTGCCGTCACCGCTGACCGTGACGCTGGCCGGGGTAATGCCGGCGGCCAGTTCCAGCCGATTGACATCGCTCGCCGTCGAGGTGTTCACGTAATCCGATAGCGCGACATTGCCGCTGCCGTCGAAGCGATAGGTGTCGCTGCCACTGTCACCGATGACGGTGACCGCGAAGGTGTTGGCCAACCCATTGGCAATTAACAGGTCATCACCCGAGCCACCGGAGGCATAGCTGCTATCGGTGGCGCCTGTGCCGAGGATCAGCGTGTCGTTGCCATTACCCCCCAGCAGCTGGTTGTAGCCGCTGCCGCCGTCGAGGCTGTCGTTGCCATCTTCGCCGAACAGCACGTCGTTGCCGTCACCGCCATTCAACACATCATCGCCCAGAGCGCCATACAACTGATCATCCCCTGCCCCGGCCGTCAAGCTGTCATTACCGCCGTGCCCGTAGAGGAACTGGTTGCCCGCGCCGGTGCTGATCGTGTCATCAACCGCGTCGGCACCAATGAAGTACCCGGCCAGCTCGCGCAGGTCTTGCCGGCTCCACACGGTGCCGTTGCTAAAGCGCACTTCCTGTACGCCATACTGGTTAGGGTTGTCGCTGGCCTGGTTAGCCAGCAGCTGGTTCGCCAGGAGCAGGGTTCCGCCAGTGGCGAAACCCAGGGTGATGCTGTTGCCGTCACCGCTGACCGTGACGCTGGCCGGGGTAATGCCGGCGGCCAGTTCCAGCCGATTGACATCGCTCGCCGTCGAGGTGTTCACGTAATCCGATAGCGCGACATTGCCGCTGCCGTCGAAGCGATAGGTGTCGCTGCCACTGTCACCGATGACGGTGACCGCGAAGGTGTTGGCCAACCCATTGGCAATTAACAGGTCATCACCCGAGCCACCGGAGGCATAGCTGCTATCGGTGGCGCCCGTGCCGAGGATCAGCGTGTCGTTGCCATTGCCCCCCAGCAATTGGTTGTAGCCGCTGCCGCCGTCGAGGCTGTCGTTGCCGTCTTCGCCGAACAGGACATCGTCCCCCTCCTCGCCGAACACCGTGTCATCGCCCGCCCGAGCCTGGACGACGTCGTTGCCCATCCTGGCGCGAATCAGGTCGGCGCCGTCTGTGCCGAGCAATGGGTTGTCACTGCCGTCGGTGCCGTCGATGGGGTTGAGCAGTTGCGCAATCCCTGCAGTCGAGCTGCTGGCGACGGACTCCAGGGTATTGCCACCATCGGTGTAGCTCGCTACTACACGGACCTGCAGGCCGATCAGTACCGTACCCAGCACCAGGCTGGCTGCGGTGGCGCCGGCAAGGTTCTGCCAAGCGGCGCCGTCGGTCGAGGTCTGCCACTGGTAGCTGACCACGCCCAGGCCGTCGGCGTCGGCCAGGGTATGGCTGGCAGTCAGTGTCTGGCCTTCCAGGGCGATGCCGGACAGGGTGACGTTGCCGGTCGGGGCATCGTTTACCGGGGCCAGGTTCAAGGTTGCGGCGGTCGAAACCGTAGCGGTGCCATCAGTGATAACCACGGTGAAAGTGACCGTGCCGTTGCGGTTGGCTGCGGGGCTGAAGGTCCAAGTGCCGTTGCCATTGTCAGCCACGCTGCCATCGGCCGGGGCCACGCTGACGCTCTGCACGCTCAAGGTGGCGCCGACATCCACATCGCTGGCATTGGGCAGCAATTGCGCGCTGGTCAGGGTGTAGCTCTGGTCCTCCGTGCCATTGGCCAGGGTTACCGGGCTGCTGACGGTCGGGGCGTCGTTGGTGTTGGCGATGGTCAGGGTGAAGACATCGCTGACACTGGCATTGCTGGTGTCGGTAGCAGTCACGCGGATGTCCAGGCTGCCTACTTCGGCGTTGCCTGGGGTACCGGTGAAAGTATGTGTGGCGGTGTCGAAGCTCAGCCAGGTTGGTAGCGCGGAGCCGTTGGCCAAGCGGGCACTGTAGCTCAAAGTGTCACCAGGGTTCGGGTCAGCGAAGGCATTGGCCGGAACGGTGAAGGTAAAGGCGGCGTCCTCGTTGGCCGTCTGGTCTGCGAGCGGGGTGCTGAGCACCGGAGCGGTATTGGGCGCTTGCGTAACCCCGGCAGTCGCACTACTGGCGACGGACTCCAGGGTATTGCCGCCATCGGTGTAACTGGCCAGTACACGGACCTGCAGGCCGACCAACGCCGATCCGAGTGCCAGGCTGGCGGTGGTAGCGCCGGCAAGGTTCTGCCAGGTAGTGCCATCGCTGGAGCTCTGCCACTGGTAACTTACAGCGCCAAGGCCATCAGCGTCGGTCAGATTGTGACTGGCGGTCAGCGTCTGGCCTTGCTGGGCCGTGCCGGACAGGGTGACGTTGCCGGTCGGGGCATCGTTTACCTGGGCCAGGTTCAAGGTTGCGGCGGTCGAAACCGTAGCGGTGCCATCAGTGATAACCACGGTGAAAGTGACCGTGCCGTTGCGGTTGGCTGCGGGGCTGAAGGTCCAAGTGCCGTTGCCATTGTCAGCCACGCTGCCATCGGCCGGGGCCACGCTGACGCTCTGCACGCTCAAGGTGGCGCCGACATCCACATCGCTGGCATTGGGCAGCAATTGCGCGCTGGTCAGGGTGTAGCTCTGGTCCTCCGTGCCATTGGCCAGGGTTACCGGGCTGCTGACGGTCGGGGCGTCGTTGGTGTTGGCGATGGTCAGGGTGAAGACATCGCTGACACTGGCATTGCTGGTGTCGGTAGCAGTCACGCGGATGTCCAGGCTGCCTACTTCGGCGTTGCTCGGGGTGCCGATAAAAGTGCGGGTGGCGGTGTCGAAGCTCAGCCAGGTTGGTAGCGCGGAGCCGTTGGCCAGGCGGGCACTGTAGCTCAACGTGTCACCGGGGTTCGGGTCGACGAAGGCGTTGGCCGGTATTGTGAAGCTGAGGGCGGCGTCTTCGTTGGCTGCCTGGTCAGAGAGTGAAATGCTGAGCGTCGGCGGAGCGTTAAGGTTTACTACCTCGATATTGGTAATGCTTGTGGCCGGCGCGAAATTGTCCAGAGTAAGGGTGCTGGCAGTGGTGTTACGCAAAGTAATGATGGACATCCAACTGGTCGCGTCCACTGCCGCGCCATCCTGGTCCCACTGCAACAGCGTATCGGCGCCCTGCTGCACCAGGCGCAGATAGCCCAGCGCCGGGTCGAAGGGGTTACCACCGCTGTAGCCGCTGCTATTGGTCAGTAGCACATTGATGCTCAGGATGTCGCCACCCGCACCGCTTGCGAAATCGCTGACCAGCAGTTGCCCACTGGTGTAGGGATAAAGCAGGTAGGTATCGCGACCACTACCGCCCGTGACAGTGGTCACGGTGTTGATATTGCCTTGGGCAACAACAATCGTGTCATCACCGGCACCCGCATCGAGGGTGTTCGTCGCCAACTCGCCACCTCTGTCTTCGAGGTAGTCATTGCCGTCTCCGCCGATCAGCACATCACTCCCCTCGTCGCCAAAGAGATTGTCGTTGCCATCGCCACCAGCCAGCAAATCGTTGCCGGCTCTGCCCAACATGTAGTCACTCCCATTGCTACCCGTCAGGCTGTCATCACCCGCTTCGCCATCCAGAAAACTTCCATTGCTATCATCGCCAGCCAATAACACATCGTTACCTTGGCCGCCATAAAGCTGGTCGTATCCGCTACCGCCATCCAGCAGGTCATCGCCACCAAAACCATACAGCTGGTCATTGTCTGCCAGGCCGTAGATCGCATCCGCCACCACGCTGCCATTGAGCGTGTCGGCGTTGGGCGTGCCGATCAAGGTGAGTCCCACCGTACTGCCATCCGGCGGTGCCGCCGGTGCAAAGTTATCAATAGTGAGGCTGCTGGCCACGGTATTCTGCAGGTTAATGACGGTCCGCCAACCGTCGCCCCCTGCGGCCGTGCCGTTCTGGTCCCACTGCAGCAGCGTATCGGCGCCCTGCTGCACCAGGCGCAGATAGCCCAGCGCCGGGTCGAAGGGGTTACCACCGCTGTAGCCGCTGCTATTGGTCAGTAGCACATTGATGCTCAGGATGTCGCCACCCGCACCGCTTGCGAAATCGCTGACCAGCAGTTGCCCACTGGTGTAGGGATAAAGCAGGTAGGTATCGCGACCACTACCGCCCGTGACAGTGGTCACGGTGTTGATATTGCCTTGGGCAACAACAATCGTGTCATCACCGGCACCCGCATCGAGGGTGTTCGTCGCCAACTCGCCACCTCTGTCTTCGAGGTAGTCATTGCCGTCTCCGCCGATCAGCACATCACTCCCCTCGTCGCCAAAGAGATTGTCGTTGCCATCGCCACCAGCCAGCAAATCGTTGCCGGCTCTGCCCAACATGTAGTCACTCCCATTGCTACCCGTCAGGCTGTCATCACCCGCTTCGCCATCCAGAAAACTTCCATTGCTATCATCGCCAGCCAATAACACATCGTTACCTTGGCCGCCATAAAGCTGGTCGTATCCGCTACCGCCATCCAGCAGGTCATCGCCACCAAAACCATACAGCTGGTCATTGTCTGCCAGGCCGTAGATCGCATCCGCCACCACGCTGCCATTGAGCGTGTCGGCGTTGGGCGTGCCGATCAAGGTGAGTCCCACCGTACTGCCATCCGGCGGTGCCGCCGGTGCAAAGTTATCAATAGTGAGGCTGCTGGCCACGGTATTCTGCAGGTTAATGACGGTCCGCCAACCGTCGCCCCCTGCGGCCGTGCCGTTCTGGTCCCACTGCAGCAGCGTATCGGCGCCCTGCTGCACCAGGCGCAGATAGCCCAGCGCCGGGTCGAAGGGGTTACCACCGCTGTAGCCGCTGCTATTGGTCAGTAGCACATTGATGCTCAGGATGTCGCCACCCGCACCGCTTGCGAAATCGCTGACCAGCAGTTGCCCACTGGTGTAGGGATAAAGCAGGTAGGTATCGCGACCACTACCGCCCGTGACAGTGGTCACGGTGTTGATATTGCCTTGGGCAACAACAATCGTGTCATCACCGGCACCCGCATCGAGGGTGTTCGTCGCCAACTCGCCACCTCTGTCTTCGAGGTAGTCATTGCCGTCTCCGCCGATCAGCACATCACTCCCCTCGTCGCCAAAGAGATTGTCGTTGCCATCGCCACCAGCCAGCAAATCGTTGCCGGCTCTGCCCAACATGTAGTCACTCCCATTGCTACCCGTCAGGCTGTCATCACCCGCTTCGCCATCCAGAAAACTTCCATTGCTATCATCGCCAGCCAATAACACATCGTTACCTTGGCCGCCATAAAGCTGGTCGTATCCGCTACCGCCATCCAGCAGGTCATCGCCACCAAAACCATACAGCTGGTCATTGTCTGCCAGGCCGTAGATCGCATCCGCCACCACGCTGCCGTTGAGTATGTCGGCGTTGGGAGTACCTATAATCGCACCCAGCAAATCCAGGCTGAACCCCGCGATTGCCGAAAGCCCGCCCGCATCCGTCGCGGTCACGACGATATCGAGACTACCCGCTACTGTCCCTTCTGGCGATGTACCACTGAACGTACGGCTCGCTGCATCGAAGTTCAGCCAGGCAGGTAATGAGGCGCCACCGGCAAGCGTCGCACTCAGCGTCAGGCTGTCGCCAGCATCCACATCGATGAACGTATTCGCTGGCAAGGTATATGTGAAAGCACGTCCTAACCCACCGAGTTGGTTGGCAATAGGAACCTGCATGGTCGGCGCATCGTTCACCGCTGCCAGATCCAGGCTAGCGGTAGTGTTGATGCTGACCGAACCATCACTGATCACCACCGTGAAATTGACCGCACCATTACGATTGGCCGCCGGGCTATAGGTCCAGGTGCCATCACCATTGGCGGTCACGCTGCCATCGGCCAGCGCAACGCTGACGCTTTGCACGCTCAGCGTATCGCTCACATCCACATCGCTGGCGTTGGCCAATAGCTGAGCAGCGGTGAAGGTGTAGCTCTGGTCCTCCACTCCATTTGTCAGGATTACCGGGACGGAAACGGTCGGTGCGTCGTTGGTGTTGGCGATACTCAGGGTAAAGTCATCGCTGACACTGAGGTTGCCAGTATCGGTAGCGGTCACCCTGATACTCAGAGTACCCACGTCGGCATTGCCCGGTGTACCGCTGAAGGTACGGCTGGCGGGATCGAAACTGAGCCAGGCGGGCAGCGGGTTGCCATCAGCCAGGCGGGCACCGTAGGTCAGGCTGTCGCCTACGTTCGGGTCGATGAATGCATTGGCCGCAAGCGTGAAGTTGAAGACAGCGTCCTCACTGGCCGACTGGTCGGACAGTGGGGTACCAACCACCGGTGGGGCATTCAGGTTTACCACCTCAATAGTGACGATACCGGTAGCGGGTGCGAAGTTTTCAGGGATGAGGCTGTTTGCCTGGGTGTTCTGCAGGGTGATGACGGTCTGCCAATCGTTGGTGGCACCGGCCGCGCCGTCCCGATCCCACTGCAGCAACGTGTCGGCACCTTGCTGTACTAAACGCAAGTAGCCCAACACCGGGTCGAACGGATTGCCGCCGCTGTAGCCGCCGCTCAACAGCAGCAGCTGGTTGATGTTGAGGATATCGCCGTTGGCGCCAGCAGCGAAGTCGCTCGCCAGCAGATGGCCGATGGAGTTTGCCTGCAAGATGTAGGTATCACGCCCGCTGCCACCAGCAATCGTGGTGACGGCATTGGCGTGGCTCTGATAGACCAGGATCGTGTCATCGCCGGCACCGCCATCCAGGTTGTTGTTGCCTGCCTGACCGCTTTGGTCGAAGTCCTCCAGGAAATCATTGCCGTTACCGCCACTGATCGAGTCGTTGCCTGTATCACCGTACAAAGTGTCCGAGCCGCCGCTGCCGATCAGCGTGTCATCGCCGCCCTCGCCCAACAAGACGCTGCCATCGTTGTCATTACCTGCCAGCAGCGTGTCATTACCCTGCCCCCCGGAAAGCGTGTCAAAGCCACTGCCCCCATCCAGCAGGTCATTGCCGCCAAAACCGAACAGCTGGTCGTTACCGGCCAAGCCATAGATCGCATCGTCGACCACGCTGCCATTGAGCACGTCATCGTTCGGCGTGCCGCTCAGCGTCAACCCCGATGAACTGCCATCCGGAGGTGAAGCAGGCGAGAAATTGTCGAGGGTCAGGCTGTTTATCTGGGTGTTCTGCAGGGTGATGACGGTCTGCCAATCGTTGGTGACACCGGCCGCGCCGTCCCGATCCCACTGCAGCAACGTGTCGGCACCTTGCTGTACTAAACGCAAGTAGCCCAACACCGGGTCGAACGGATTGCCGCCGCTGTAGCCGCCGCTCAACAGCAGCAGCTGGTTGATGTTGAGGATATCGCCGTTGGCGCCAGCAGCGAAGTCGCTCGCCAGCAGATGGCCGATGGAGTTTGCCTGCAAGATGTAGGTATCACGCCCGCTGCCACCAGCAATCGTGGTGACGGCATTGGCGTGGCTCTGATAGACCAGGATCGTGTCATCGCCGGCACCGCCATCCAGGTTGTTGTTGCTTGCCTGACCGCTTTGGTCGAAGTCCTCCAGGAAATCATTGCCATCGCCGCCCTGCAACTGGTCGCTGCCCATATCACCTTGCAGACGATCATTGCCGTTACCGCCACTGATCGAGTCGTTGCCTGTATCACCGTACAAAGTGTCCGAGCCGCCGCTGCCGATCAGCGTGTCATCGCCGCCCTCGCCCAACAAGACGCTGCCATCGTTGTCATTACCTGCCAGCAGCGTGTCATTACCCTGCCCCCCGGAAAGCGTGTCAAAGCCACTGCCCCCATCCAGCAGGTCATTGCCGCCAAAACCGAACAGCTGGTCGTTACCGGCCAAGCCATAGATCGCATCGTCGACCACGCTGCCATTGAGCACGTCATCGTTCGGCGTGCCGACCAAAGCACTCAGCAGGCTCAACGTGAAATCATCACTCACCGAAAGCCCACCCGCGTCGGTCGCGGTGACGGTGATGTCAATTTCCCCAGGCTCTGTACCGGCCGGTGGGGTGCCGGTGAAGCTGCGGCTCGTCGCATCGAAGCTCAGCCACACCGGCAATGGGTCACCATTCACCAAGCGGGCACTCAAGACCAACGTGTCGCCGGCATCAATGTCTGCAAAGGTATTCACCGGCAAAGTAAGACTGAAGGCGCGCCCCAAGCCGCTGAGTTGATTGGCAAGTGGCACCTGCAAGATCGGCGCATCATTGACCGCCGCCACATCGATGCTCAGGGTACTGGCGTTAACGGCGAAGTCTGTGCCGTCGCTCACCTTGAAGCCGATGCTTGCATAGCCGTTGCCATTACCATTGAGAGCCGGCACGAACTGAAGCTTGCCAGCATCGAGGTCAGCCATGCTGATTACCTGATCCTGAACCACCGCAACCCAGGCGCTTCCATTGTTGTACTGCAGGCTACCAAGTGCTGGCAGGCTGGTAATCTTCACCGCGGCCATCGGGGTATTTTGCGGGTCGCTGTAATTGCCGAAATCACTCGCCTGCAACACTAGCGGTGTGTCTTCGTCGGTAGTGGCGCTGTCATCGGTCGAACTGGGAGGTGCGCTGAACATGGCCAGTACAGTTGCGGGCGCCCACGCCGTGCCATTGGCAAAGCGTATCTCATCAACTTGAGCCACCCCACCAAGGAAGTAATCCAGCACAGTGATGCGGTCGCTGGCATTGAGGGTAAGCACCAGGTCATCATTGATGCGGCTCACACTTACCTGGGATGGCAGTATGGGGTTTTCCAGCACGATGGCGTCGAAGTCCGCCTGGCCGGCGCTGCG
Proteins encoded:
- a CDS encoding type II toxin-antitoxin system YhaV family toxin, translating into MVRHGWTLLFHEGVTLQLRKLQEAAARAEQNDPHGFESNANVKLFRALSHLIMEAVPADPGRDEFRQGNTLGTSYRHWRRAKIGRRFRLFFRYDSRSKVIVYAWVNDENTLRSAGSKSGPYAVFEKTLGRGNPPDDWDALITATRSNWDEPKA